One region of Methanobrevibacter olleyae genomic DNA includes:
- a CDS encoding XRE family transcriptional regulator yields the protein MKENKEFALKVKSIRERQNMSVEELAEKSDVKLDVLKAMESGEIIPSLTPLTKIAKALGVRLGTFLDDTPQLGPVLVRGGRPNNVLYFSGREDVTNASNLEFHSLGAGKIDRNIDPFIIDISYEEDYKLSSHEGEEFIYVLEGEIEVEYGKDKFTVAAGDSIFYDSVVPHHLHSIKDKAKILAVLYTPY from the coding sequence ATGAAAGAAAACAAAGAATTTGCTTTAAAGGTAAAGAGCATTAGAGAAAGGCAAAACATGAGTGTTGAAGAGCTTGCTGAAAAAAGTGATGTAAAGCTTGATGTTCTTAAAGCTATGGAAAGCGGAGAAATCATTCCCTCCCTTACTCCACTTACTAAAATAGCAAAGGCTCTTGGTGTAAGGCTTGGAACTTTCCTCGATGATACACCGCAACTTGGACCTGTTCTAGTAAGAGGAGGAAGGCCAAATAATGTATTATATTTCTCAGGAAGAGAAGATGTTACAAATGCAAGTAACTTAGAATTCCATTCATTAGGTGCAGGTAAAATCGATAGAAACATTGATCCATTTATAATTGATATCAGTTATGAAGAAGATTATAAATTATCATCTCACGAAGGAGAAGAGTTTATTTATGTACTTGAAGGAGAAATTGAGGTAGAATATGGTAAAGATAAATTTACTGTAGCTGCAGGTGACAGTATCTTCTATGATTCTGTAGTTCCACATCATTTACACTCTATTAAAGATAAAGCAAAAATATTAGCTGTTTTATATACTCCTTATTAA
- a CDS encoding acyl-CoA thioesterase, whose translation MYKNTIIPQFSDLDGLRHVNNNIIGRWFEFGRNELFKFFTPNLEVNHKTWKLIMLKSEYDFLDQIYYGQDVEILTYILHIGNTSFIIGNEAWQDGKLKAKGKAVIVHYDYIEECKMPIPEDIKNELSKHLIKEEDIGKIYKANVE comes from the coding sequence ATGTATAAAAACACTATAATTCCACAATTTAGTGATTTGGATGGCCTGAGACATGTAAACAATAACATTATTGGAAGATGGTTTGAATTTGGAAGGAATGAATTATTTAAATTTTTTACCCCAAATCTTGAAGTAAATCATAAAACATGGAAACTAATAATGTTAAAAAGTGAATATGACTTTCTAGATCAGATTTACTATGGACAAGATGTAGAAATTTTAACTTATATTCTGCATATTGGAAATACTTCATTTATTATTGGTAATGAGGCATGGCAAGATGGTAAATTAAAAGCTAAAGGAAAAGCCGTGATTGTTCATTATGACTATATTGAAGAATGTAAAATGCCTATACCTGAAGATATTAAAAATGAGCTAAGTAAACACTTAATTAAAGAAGAAGATATTGGAAAAATTTATAAAGCAAATGTGGAATAA